A window of the Hordeum vulgare subsp. vulgare chromosome 5H, MorexV3_pseudomolecules_assembly, whole genome shotgun sequence genome harbors these coding sequences:
- the LOC123395005 gene encoding uncharacterized protein LOC123395005: MEKMSSSVQSWVDQHKLATVGAMWTAAVGASVACGRRRGKAAGFTVAAALGGAALARHYYTVKRREEEARCFELDFYSQLPAATGDDGQENERWSY, translated from the exons ATGGAGAAGATGAGCTCGTCGGTGCAGTCCTGGGTGGACCAGCACAAGCTCGCCACCGTCG GGGCGATGTGGACGGCGGCGGTTGGCGCCTCGGTGGCgtgcggccggcggcggggcaaAGCGGCGGGATTCACGGTCGCTGCCGCGCTCGGCGGAGCGGCGCTGGCGCGCCACTATTACACCGTCAAACGGAGGGAGGAGGAAGCGAGGTGCTTCGAGCTGGACTTCTACTCGCAGCTGCCGGCGGCCACCGGCGATGACGGCCAAGAGAACGAGCGGTGGAGCTACTAG